GCGTGAAGATGAACACTTGTCAACACAAATACagatatctatatacctgCATGGATATacggagagagagagagagagagagagagagagaaatAATAGTCTGGCGACTTGATCAACTTGCTCTGGAATTCTACGCTCCTTGGCTACCATTTCTTTCGCCCATGTCCATCCTTGCGCGGTGTCGAGACCAAGACCCCGTCGGTCTGCAGACACCCGTCTAGCTGATCAACCGCATGGTGAGCTCGACCGTCGCAAACGTTCCGGCACTGACCGGCATGGCCCTCAAGAGCGTCGGACCGATTCCCTTCCAGAAGCCTCTGGCGCCCTCGTGCGCCCACACCTTGGCGAAGCAGTCGCGCATGCTCCTGTACCTCTGGTCCCCGCCGAAGCCATCGCTCTGCATCTTGCTCTTGACGACATCCAAGGGGTAGCTGCTGATCCACAGCATCTCTCCCGCGAGACCACCGTACGCGGCGACCTTGAGCGTGGAAATCTCCTCGCGCTTGATGTGGTTGCGCGCCGCGTCTGCGTTCATCAGGTACTCAAAGGTAGTGAACCACACGCCGTAGGCCTGTGCTTCGCGCAGGAAGGTCACGGCGGTGCCGCGGTACACGCCGCCGAGCACGCCCTGGTGTGCGGACAGCTTGCGCACGCAGTCGATGGGGCCGTTGTACAGACGCGCTGCGCCGCTGGGCTGCGTCTGCAGCCGGATGCGGATGTGCTCGATGGGGCTGGAGAGGACGGTGTTGGCGACGCCGGCGAACGCGCCCGAAGCGTAGTATTGCGAGTAGGAGAGGGCGCTGTTGCCTGTCCTGGCTGTGTTTTGGGCCTCCAGGTAGCGCCGTGCGAGGTTGAAGCCGCCGAATTGCACAGAGACACAGGCTCCGATACCAATCAGTGGTGTCAGTGTGCCCTTGTAGAAGGCAAGAGCGCCTTCGTTCTTGTAGATGCTTGTCGCCGCCTCGAGAGCGCCAGAGTATTGCTGCGACGTCTGTAACCGGACTTTGACAATGTCGAAGGGCTGGCCGAGGAGGACCTGGGCTACACCACCAACGGCGCCAGCGAATAGATCCTTCAGCACTCTCCCCGACCCGGACTCAGCGTCTTCAATCTCTCGGTCAACCTTGGACACCATTTTGACTGCTCTTTCTTCACCACCCACGTCCCAATGCGCTGCTCCACTGTCGCTCCCGGATTCCCGCTTTTGTCGACCGCGCACGAGCCCGCGGTGTCCCCTCCCAATCCCGTCTTTTCCACGGCTTCCAATTGCGCGCAAGAAAAGCAATGGATCACGTCCAAACTCAAGCAATGTCCGTCGTTGGCTTGGACTCTCGCGATGGTAGAGATGTAGTCGCAGCGCGCCGTGCGGAAAACCATCGCTCGAGATTCACCAATGACGATTGCGTGCTTGCCGCACAGACGCTGTTGACGCTATCGCGCCCGTCGGGAACGATGCGCTTGCCTTGATGAGGCTCTGCCTTCCTGCCTGCACCAGCCCTGGGCCCGCACTACCTCGACCATCGGAGGTGCAGCCTCACCGTGTCCCAACAGGCCGTCGAGCGCTGGGAAACCTCCGTGGCGTCGTGTCGCTGACATGGTCTCTCAACATGATCGTGCCGTTGCactgccaccaccaccgtCGACGAGCATCACACTCCGAAAATGGACATGGAAGGTTTCAAAGCAAAACCCTTGCTCTCGCCATCAGAACCTGAAGCACCAGCTCAAGCACCGCAGAGAAAGACACATACTGTGCGGCTAAGAAAGCAAATCAATTTGCGCACATTCACTACCTTTTTCGCTGCGTCACTAGCGATACGGCATCCACTGCCTGCGCAGCCTGCGCAGCCTGCGCAGCCCACGCCGCCCACGCCCGTCTAGGCACCTCCCGCGTCAACGCATCGCCGTTGGGAACAAGATTCGCACTACTTATCATGCCTGAGTTTCTGGTAGGTATCCGGGGCTTGATTTTTCACGTCCACGTCGACGAATGAGACGGACACGGAGACGGATATATACCGGTATCCCAGCATGCTCGCCCCTCTGAACCTATAAACCTAACCAAgataaaaaaaaaaaaaaaaaactcaAATCCTCGTCGTGCGGATGCGCTGGGAGTCCGTGGAGGGGCTGGCTGGCTAGGTGCTGCATGTCAGGCTGACAATGGTTACGAAGGTTGAGAGGCTAGAGACGGAAGTGCGAAGGATGTCTTTGACATGGTCAAGATCGCCTCGCGGGAAGTCTGTGGTGGTATGCACAAGTCGAGTAACTGTAGCGAGCGTTCACGATATGTGATGGATGTACTGCAGAGTACACTCACAGAGGACGTTCCATGTTTTCCGGTCCATGTGTCATTCAGGCAATTCTACATCCACTCATTCGTCCAGAACGCCTATGCTCAAGCCCAAGCCTTATACATACCTGGGTGTGAGTTTGACATCCAACTTCCCAGTGTTGTGCGTGAAGCAGTCCCGGCCGTTCTTCTCCACCGCACTCCCGTCCTCGCCTTCCGCAAACCCAAACTCAAACTCCCGGACCAAATTCGCTGTGACGCTCCTCAGCTCCATCAGCGCAAGCTTCTGGCCCACGCAGTTGTAGACGCCCGTGCTGAAGGGCAGGAATGCGCGCTTGTCTATCACCGCGTCCGGTTGTTCGTCCGTCCAGCGCTCCGGGAGGAAGGTCAGGGGCTCGGCAAAGTAGCGTGGGTCGCGTTGGAGACAGTGCATTGGCATCCATATGTGGATGTTGCCGGGTATGTAGGTCCCGTTGGGGAGGGTGATGCCTTCGGGTGGAGTTTCGCGCTGAAAGCCGGAGGGGACCTGGGCATGTCAGTAGGCCGTCATGGCCGATGAATGAGGGAGAGCTCACCACAGGGTGCAGACGCATAGCTTCGTTGATGACGCCATCAAGGTAGGGTGTGTTCTGTACGTCCTCGACATCGAGGTGTGCCGTTCCCTTCGGAGCAGCGTCAAGCTTTTTGCGAAGTTTGGCTTGGACCTGTGGGTTCTTGCAAAGTTCGTAGGCGATGAACGAAAGAGTGATGGCCGTGGTACCACTGAAAGCGTGCGATTAGCAAGACTGAGCTTACCACCATCGTACGATCCTTGAATATTACCTTCCGGCAATGACGAGTAGACGAGACTCGGCGTTCAACTCTGGAGTGACATCTAGGCTTTCTGGGTCAATCAGCCTGCTAAAGATGTCGTTTTCTTTCGGTGTCATCTGCCATGCGTCAGTTGCGATCGAGTGCCACAGCCTTGCAAATTCGCGTACCGCTTTCCTCTCTTGCAAGACCTTTGCTGTCCAGTTTATATGCTCGATTAAAGGCTTTGCACCAACAGCCGTACGAGTAATCAAGTTCAAAGCCCACGGCAGGTGTCCGAAAACAGACATTGGCTCCATGCTGGCGTGTAAGAGTGTGATCATGGCATCTTCTTCGCCCTTCTCCACCATGCCAAAACTGCGACTAAAGCCGATATCGCCCATAACATCGAAACTGTAGAAGTTGACCCAATTGGTGATGCGCACCGAAGGAGTCTTAGCTTCCTCCTTCAATCTAGCCATAAGCGCTAGAGCATGTCTGTTTACTCTCGGTTCGTATTCGCGCAGTGCTTTGGCACTCAAGGCGTGCTCCCAAGCCTTGCGCCGCTGCTTGTGCTCCAGCTTATCGCGCGTCGCGTGTGTTGATTCGTGACTGATGTGGCTCGCACTGTCGTACCAGGTACCTTTCCGGCACCTCGACGTAGGGCCGTGAATGAGTGGAACGGCATCGGCGCAGTACACGGCAAGCTCTCGGGGCCCGGTTCGGATGACATCAGTCTGGTACTTCTTGTGCAGTGTCTCGCTGTACTTGTAGTACTGATAGCTGGGAAGGACGCCAGCGAAAATTGCATGAAGCTTTGAGAAGCGTGCAATGAATGGACCAGGGAACTGCTTAAGGTTAGCATGATTTAAAGCGACCGGAACAGGACTTTGTTACAGTGCGCAGCCGGTGAAATAGCACCCGATGAGCCAACACGCTCACTGACAGAGTAGTGAAATATATTCCGGCTGCTGTAGCTGTGACTTTGACAACAGCCCCAATTGTGTTGGCTCGAGGGTCCTGGATATACTCAACAGTGGCAATACCACTGAAGCCAAGTAACCATATCCAAAGGAACGTGACGATGTTGTTGTCCCATTCATCTCGGTGCAGAATTAGATGTGTAAAAAGGCCAAGGAAAGCAAGGACAGATGGGCTATGGGCAACCTTGAAAAGGTCAACGAGCTTCGCCATTGTTGTAGAGAAGATGAACTCGTCGTGCTAGAGGAAAGCTGCGACCTTCAGGTCAACTCGAAACTATATACAAGGACGGGACAAGGGGAACTTGAAGTTGTGCGACGGCAAAGGTGACTATCTCTGTCGCCACTATAGAGATATGTAAGATAGTCGCTAGATCTCGTAGGAGCAGTCCAGCGCGGCCCTGTTTAGGTTTGGCGCCGGCCTGAACCCTAGTTCGTGCGTATGTACCTTAGTCGAGGCAGAAGCACAAGCTGCAGGGGAATTTTCTTGACGTGATCGGGTTTATATGATTGGTTCTTAGCTGAGCAGTCGTAAAACCCGAGTCCACTATCTATGGGGCTGGCCATGGCGGCTTGTACACTATCAAGTCGGAAATTTTCCTGACGCTGAGTGGTTGAATTTTATTTTGTGTAGTTCGACAGAGGAATCGATCTGTAGGAGCCGATGTGGCCACACCCTAAGGCGCTCAGTCGGGAAATAAAGCGATCCTAATGGAGTTAGTCAGTGGGACCAACATGTTCCGCCTGTGCAGTAGGCGGCACTTCATGTATCGAAGCCTACAAAGGTTACCGTGCTGCACGCTTTGGCAGGGTGGCCGTTTTGTTGTGTCGCCTGGTTTAATTGTGATGGGCATGTTTGCATCTGCTGAACCAACAGCACGGCAAATATGTCCGGCTTCTCCATCAGCTCAGAAGCGCGACTCGGTATCCCTTGTTGGCGTGATGCGGGGCACGGATCCGGGGTATGTGAACGATGATCACAGAAGCACCTCCGTCTTGGTAGCATTCTGACAGCTAAAAGGTCTGTCGACTTCTGAGGGTGATGAAATGAGCTGCATAGCAAAATCATTGTACGATCAGCGACGAGAATAGCCAACACGTACCGACAACGTTGAGATTGGACACTCGGTCGACGCACTCATGCCCTGTATGTTGTCGGGATTGACTAACGTGGAACGCCAAAGTCTGGTTTGGAAGTGCCTGCCGTACACCCTTGTGATGAAGTATGCACATGATTTCCATAGTACATTAAGAAATCCTCGGCTCCCCCTCAGTTCCATTGGTTCAGTCGTAGCCGTGGTAGCTGATCTGCAGCGCTTGTGCGCTTCATTTAGTCAACACCCTTGGATCTCGTGGCTGTCGTCCTCGTAAGAAGATGTGCTCATGGCGCAAGATATAGTTAGCGGTGAAAGACGAGCTTGGCTGTGTAGGTACCAGTGCCTTCCACTGACTATCAGTCAAGATGTACCCCGCATGGTTTTCGATGCGCCACCCGAGGAGAGCACTTGCTATTGAGTTCGCAGTATGATGTATAGGCGCTCTTGAAGCCAGTGGAACAAGTCTGGTGCTCTTTCCATGTAGCCACTCCACACTTGTAGTATGCTCTTGGGTGTCTCGGGTCGTCCACATGGATGTGCTCAAGACCGGTCGGTGGGCTCTCGCAAAAACACTCTGCGCACTCGAAGTACTCTACCTGAGGTCTCGAGACAAGTGTGGTCGTAAAGCTGTTACCGTAGTCCTTGAATACGTCAAATTCGAGCTCGTGACCTCGTGGGATGTTTATTTGGGCATAATCCTTGCTACCCATGCACTGAAGCATGGATCGCTGTATCGCAGACAGAGTGTTTGACATCCTTCGTAAGCGAGGTCTGTCTGAAATCCAGTAGATCCTTATCGACTCAAGATTTTGGATCTGAAGCAATGGTTGAATCCAGGACGCGATCGAAGGCTTCTCAGGGTCGCTCTTCCCCATCTCCCATGCCAGACActcttctagtgtctttGGTTGGCTGTCACCATAGGACGACAGCGATTCGATTGTTAAGCATAGCGACCGCAACTGAACAGCAGACGATGACAATAACGAGCAGAGATCAGTGAAGAAATGAAATGCATGCTGTAGCACCAAGCAATCCGAAGACCTCTTAGTCGGTGGGAAATGAGCTTCAGCGGTTCCTCTCATGTTGTTGTCTTCAGTGAGGCCTAGCTCTATCGATGAGAGTAGATTTAGGGCGGTCGCAGGACGATCTTGAAGAAAGGTCAGAGCAGTCGGGATAGGAAATTTGCCTGTGAAGCTGAAGATATTCTTCTTGTAGAACACTTTTCTCGCTTCTGAATAAACTTTCCGGCAGACTGACAGCAGTTGTAAGGAAATCTTATCGTAACGATATGCGCCCTTTGGAATCGTGCATGGTGGAGCGAGCTGGTAAGTCATTTGAGCTCGTTTTGGTTCCAGCCAAGTGCCTCCTTGAATGTCGACTTTGAGGTCATATATGGGCAAGAACCAAGTGCTGCGATGAGCCCTGGGACTAACTAGCGGGTACGCTTTGTGGAGTTGAGGGGAATGTGAGCACTGGAAGCCGGTGTGTTTACGGTACCCAGGTCCTTCAACGACTGCGCAATCGATCGGTACGGTATCGCGTACGAGAGCATGCTCGTAAATGAGATCTCGAAGCTCGCGTGGTAACTGTAGGAGTCGTGAGGCCTGGACAAGCTTGTCCTCTGATTGGAGCTCCATTGCCACGCCAGAAATTTCGTGAAGGGCTTGTGTCTATATCAGGTGACGGTCTGCGGGTGGTAGACGAAGGGTGCAAaacgatgacgacgatgtTCGGAAATGTGTGCGCTAGGATCGACACTAGTGAAAGGAGCACCTTCCCATTGGCCAGTCCTTCTCTTAGTCAGCTCTGCATTCACTAAAGGAGCTAGTATTCAGTGGCGCACAGCACACAGACTTGATCGATGTAAGACCATACTAACTCTTTCGTATTATTCACGTCGATGTCTTTGAATTAATATGATGGGGTATCTGAGTCTATACTATCTCATAACTCGTTAATCTCTTTTGAACTACATCGCTGTGCAGTTTTCGACTTTGCACACACGCCGCACGCCCCAGCATCACCAGCATTGATGTAGACGCTTTGCTTACAAGACCCTCTGTTGCATCTCCAATGGTCAGGCATGAGATGTGGATTCAGTACGTTAGAACATACAGCGCAGGTTAGCGAACCCGATTCGTTCAACAGCGAGCACACGCCGCATGTGGTTGGTGTAGCTGCATATTCAACCTTGGCTGTCTTTGAAGTAAGTTGTTCTGGAGGCTCAAGCCGTCGCTTCCGTATTTCCTCCAGATGTACGACCTGCGCTGGTGGAGAGCCGGTGGTCTTGGACAGCGGCTGACCAGCAACCGAGCCTTGCTTCGCGGCACTGGGCCGTGAGGTAGGAGCTTTGGAAGCAGACGTGTCGACGATGGGCTTCTGCTGTGGTGCGATGCCCTGAATTTCTTCCATCTCTCGGCGTGCGTTGCCATCTttgtcgtcttcgtcttcgcaGATTTTGACCAGGGCGCGGCCCTGATCGTCGACGAGCTTTGTTCCGTCTACATCGAGCGCCGCACCGTCCTGATCGATGTTCTCGTATTCGTCTTCCGTTTCGCTGTCCAAAATGTCCTCCATCTTGATAGTCGCTTCTTCTTGCTCCTTCTTTACAGGCTCAAATCGCGCCAATGCAGCCGCGGCTCTGAGCTCCCGGCCTCGAGCGCTACCCGCCACTCTAGGTTTGCCTTTCTTTGGCACTCCACCTTCCAGCTTGAGCTTCGTTAAATCGTCTGCACCCAGCGACTGACCCCCTGCGCCAAATTTCTTCAAGATGCGGCGTTGCTTCCTCTCTGCG
The Ascochyta rabiei chromosome 17, complete sequence DNA segment above includes these coding regions:
- a CDS encoding carrier protein ymc1 — translated: MVSKVDREIEDAESGSGRVLKDLFAGAVGGVAQVLLGQPFDIVKVRLQTSQQYSGALEAATSIYKNEGALAFYKGTLTPLIGIGACVSVQFGGFNLARRYLEAQNTARTGNSALSYSQYYASGAFAGVANTVLSSPIEHIRIRLQTQPSGAARLYNGPIDCVRKLSAHQGVLGGVYRGTAVTFLREAQAYGVWFTTFEYLMNADAARNHIKREEISTLKVAAYGGLAGEMLWISSYPLDVVKSKMQSDGFGGDQRYRSMRDCFAKVWAHEGARGFWKGIGPTLLRAMPVSAGTFATVELTMRLIS
- a CDS encoding Tryprostatin B 6-hydroxylase, translating into MAKLVDLFKVAHSPSVLAFLGLFTHLILHRDEWDNNIVTFLWIWLLGFSGIATVEYIQDPRANTIGAVVKVTATAAGIYFTTLSVSVLAHRVLFHRLRTFPGPFIARFSKLHAIFAGVLPSYQYYKYSETLHKKYQTDVIRTGPRELAVYCADAVPLIHGPTSRCRKGTWYDSASHISHESTHATRDKLEHKQRRKAWEHALSAKALREYEPRVNRHALALMARLKEEAKTPSVRITNWVNFYSFDVMGDIGFSRSFGMVEKGEEDAMITLLHASMEPMSVFGHLPWALNLITRTAVGAKPLIEHINWTAKVLQERKAMTPKENDIFSRLIDPESLDVTPELNAESRLLVIAGSGTTAITLSFIAYELCKNPQVQAKLRKKLDAAPKGTAHLDVEDVQNTPYLDGVINEAMRLHPVVPSGFQRETPPEGITLPNGTYIPGNIHIWMPMHCLQRDPRYFAEPLTFLPERWTDEQPDAVIDKRAFLPFSTGVYNCVGQKLALMELRSVTANLVREFEFGFAEGEDGSAVEKNGRDCFTHNTGKLDVKLTPRYV